A region of the Myxococcus stipitatus DSM 14675 genome:
CGCGCGCCCCAGCCGGCGGATGCGCACCGGCGTCACCTCGCCCGCGGGCGTCACCAGCGCCATGCGCCAGATGGACCGCTTGAAGTCGAAGTCGAGGTACCGGTAGTCGTTGACGTGCACGCCCAGGAAGAACTCGTGCACCTGGCCCGCCTCGGTGCGCTCCTCGGCGAGCAGCTGCTCCACCTTCGGGGGCGGCAACACCTGGAAGGCCGCCTGGCGGCGGACACGGGCCTCGCGGAAGGTCTGCGTCTGCAGCGTGACGCCCGCGAAGAGCCGCGTGTCGAAGCCGTCGTAGATCTCCTGGTTCGCCGAGTACTTGTCGAGCAGCGCCCGATAGGCCTCTTCCGCGCCCTCGTCATGCAGCGTGGGGGCCTGCTCGCCAACGGCGGGAGGCAAGGAGGAACAGCCGGACAGGATGCCCAGCAGCGCTCCCGTGGCGAGAAGCTTCTTCACGGAATGAAGTCCTTGCGGGTGAACAGCGTGAAGAGCCGGTGGCCCGCGGCCTCCACCGCTTCACGACCGCCCTCCATCCGGTCCACCAGGGCGAAGGCGCCCAGCACCGTGAGGCCCTCGGACTGGGCCCGCTCGATGGCCTTGATGGTGGAGCCACCCGTCGTCACGACGTCCTCGACGATGGCCACCTTCGCGCCCGGGCCCAGGCCGCTGAGCCCTTCAATCCACTGGCCGGTGCCGTGGCCCTTGGGCTCCTTGCGGACGATGAAGGCCGCCAGCGGATGGCCGGACAGGTAGCCCGTGAGGCTCACCGCCGACGCCAGCGGATCCGCGCCCAGCGTCAACCCACCCGCGCCCACCGCCTCCGGTGCCTCGCGGCGGATGGCGTCCAGGAACAGGCGGCCAATGAGGAAGTGCCCCTCGGCCAGGAGCGCCGTGCGCTTGCAGTCGATGTAGAAGTCCGACTCCTTGCCAGAGGAGAGGACCACACGCCGACGCTCGAAGGAGCGCTGCGTGAGCAGCTCCAGCAAGCGGGCCTTGTCGCGGGCGAGAGCATCCGTGAGCACTACAGTCCCTCCAGGTACGCGACCAGCTCCGACGAATACCGAAGCTGCATCAACAACTCCGCGCGGCGCGACTCATCCAGCGAGGCGAACACGTCCGCGAGCAACGAGAGGTCCTGGTTGATGGCCCCCAGCCGCTGCGAGAC
Encoded here:
- the pyrE gene encoding orotate phosphoribosyltransferase, which gives rise to MLTDALARDKARLLELLTQRSFERRRVVLSSGKESDFYIDCKRTALLAEGHFLIGRLFLDAIRREAPEAVGAGGLTLGADPLASAVSLTGYLSGHPLAAFIVRKEPKGHGTGQWIEGLSGLGPGAKVAIVEDVVTTGGSTIKAIERAQSEGLTVLGAFALVDRMEGGREAVEAAGHRLFTLFTRKDFIP